One segment of Anastrepha obliqua isolate idAnaObli1 chromosome 3, idAnaObli1_1.0, whole genome shotgun sequence DNA contains the following:
- the LOC129242827 gene encoding uncharacterized protein LOC129242827: MDSTAHSPAAPVPSVAQRSSVTTNGLDLTSLPPVAPIRHGRPLPAQRAGSGCASNNDSSSSTTTSSPPQYSEDVRRTNMPTTLDLLPRQSSVSSTKTCEVDLGDEERDTFSPVSTGTSTSGGCDDGSSNQSSPSGAAMLAAGGDSINSATAPAAAAVAVATAYDNKVFEGVHLPTGAPTPAARLKVNSNGSGGVSGGHHSTSKEEKQRQNEEIVIMETSSISSETGSWESVFPHASSLATGTAMSTVAVSAGVPIASTNTTAVSKPCEVNLPAFGTEFLQGEGKPSQTPFEQPKERDKTGATDLQTHLLKEPDISPYLRERTYSTGASVTADTSSLFTGVSTHSLLRDLERRENGMNSSGHSACFIDASSLRDEDEVLSFPSLDGQQSNEDAKDIEECVEEPKQVEEEDEDSPTKKLESFHKAFAKCKVKSKDLPEPVETFNLSKSSSSSNSGADSPRKQISAASATSTNNLSDEEKLWKREHENQKAPLNTETKEPVGKIAQLVQQQNASAHEDATEASVSLAADADSSDSSEIVKLRREQEHKQRGPYIFQHNMQQFSIHPLAVSPKFSMHGSAGANITHPNTVHAVHSDLSYTTDYSSSSPAPSLVWSEHEHRPSLSGRVHVDDSDSHLHKIFAQPDTPHNSIAHIENASSNNSSIHRDYTMSSSLSHQRDSGAYCSDATDSPVPMPRTPKRSKFDEANPIISGGASIKDFAPKQCESPPVQRRLESCPIVSGGFASLEFEPARPLADDDDEQVEMRSRPKTRKPIPGIASWVVDMSDCRPERRKSTSSTSSMEVSANKFRERSDSTSSHKSGCGFYVSLDNMDKKPNTEDLNKTQIKPQMSKSYTAPKPAGFFVNLSKSEYAPADGEKATELKGEEPTTDKKNIFSMFIDIGECKKPPGSMPRKEPFSLAQRLSSSYASHTAQRRADDVMRSSASSTETLMAKSSSLKMNADSEISGESKSLDYKCNLEPPITVAAIRRISQQQRTQNDATKRHSWGNNPSKEGVACDYKRSISLTANGDSKENGGNGLMSIIDKIPLISKASSLSVDSSLSPFDEYTGSKSELSTCSNNSARNSMSGGERDDEVSHASAAANNSGRVKRRRRDVQINETFDKSSLASITDGVLSKDMSPASTTDTDDLTFQQDEEQAMREAALQQQQPLQQVPSNRSSAIIMETIIEAKETSSPKKNASGHTMESLHATIEKQKMLLETVNEHGEVEKGKFVKLSDMDKPAKFELHSPESMSKSVGNHRQINRLFRDDSKTRPHSWTMTRSQGNSFLSITNSVENIRSLSRLFPNFSKEFSNSLPNDIICDQMDYIQTDISGDSSLASSFSRSGMDESSISCRQPRRLGEDLLKMFLQEVATDMIVEVHGRRIKAHKCILRSRCQYFAAMLAGSGAQSVVSLQGYSYSAVHFALCHIYSGASHPPDGISLMELAALADLLGLEGLKEVTAHALKTNYCHNFHKPCSGCIDGILQVLPVALTHSLDDLYRKCLRWTCRHYMKVWPTRQFAQLPADILGRCRQQIVAYMTSESVLDTVLDCDNLLTQLATYRWSGICESLVRDILDAAYTYIADHFASLIASDSFLSLGHDRSCHIPRLESVLLRTASSLTPDQACRSYQRVTRLNTVLQAKVIQMPANLGELAKELQGLQEEDLDWDAEYIRLVSAILSAVEQCLIRQCSRAMRVTAWQRMDLDLRKKIQTLARLTEPMDLKRSKPVSKAFTFSGSTRNQDLHQVKLAIQAHSKRAMAQDTQLYKATQTQEVGNVQTTERGVQANNDLRDGTSKILKSNSRVHVPQTLRASSQSATTSERNSVNMHRRTQSEAPVHFNKVSAPAPAVPLKPISAETKSDSSKKTVPRLSDVRPRYLEPRKVHAPAGFGSGPVRSATSSSIPATTKGKGRQISSSDSSRTSSPAARKNANQIGRKSINMSLDSLASPSRRGRNMRLKATDNADRFSDRGGDSLADSMKSSVITNKAISQESLSSVIKLSRSNPLIGNSGKQLAPIGGKLQNGKTSNGVAKANRAPSIGTKPPKHLQQQNIKSTGSSPSSVTTTKSATSRLSSVSSTHSSRDMFKNRSISMPGQSSSQNTAGGNQPGTGGGPRKSFLSAKSREILARRAEKNKLQQQQQQMQQAPNSSGDERSNNKNAVPAPTNKQQHHHQHTGPIRSASHTAVTAMTNANNTRNSLPSNIPTRRPNSLQLKKSTNNVTISNQNNNKIINATNGVLKAAHAVKQKIELFIDTSTSAGGRDEKVTPPSQVAQKTINQQQQPRCETKLERSSTFCKETSDMDINELQIIE; encoded by the exons ATGGATAGTACAGCGCATTCACCAGCAGCACCCGTTCCGTCTGTGGCACAGCGTTCCAGCGTGACTACCAATGGCCTTGATTTAACATCTCTGCCTCCAGTAGCGCCCATACGTCATGGGCGCCCATTGCCCGCACAACGTGCTGGCAGCGGCTGTGCCAGCAACAATGACAGCAGCTCATCCACGACCACCTCTTCGCCGCCCCAGTACAGCGAGGATGTGCGGCGCACAAATATGCCCACCACATTAGATCTACTACCACGTCAGAGCAGTGTATCGTCCACAAAGACGTGTGAAGTCGATTTGGGCGATGAGGAACGCGATACTTTTTCGCCAGTAAGCACCGGCACAAGCACAAGCGGTGGCTGTGATGATGGCAGCAGCAATCAGAGTAGTCCTAGTGGTGCAGCAATGCTTGCTGCTGGCGGTGATAGTATTAACAGTGCAACAGCACCAGCAGCAGCTGCTGTAGCAGTGGCAACTGCATACGACAATAAAGTGTTTGAAGGCGTGCATTTGCCCACCGGTGCACCTACACCGGCTGCTCGCCTGAAGGTGAATAGCAATGGCAGTGGAGGTGTTAGTGGAGGCCACCATTCCACTTCAAAGGAGGAGAAACAGCGGCAAAACGAGGAAATTGTAATTATGGAGACGTCGTCGATTTCTTCAGAGACTGGCTCTTGGGAATCTGTTTTTCCACACGCGAGCAGTCTTGCAACTGGCACCGCAATGTCAACAGTCGCTGTATCGGCAGGCGTGCCCATTGCCAGTACCAACACAACGGCAGTAAGCAAACCTTGTGAGGTTAATTTGCCTGCTTTTGGCACAGAATTCTTGCAAGGTGAAGGCAAACCGTCGCAAACACCATTTGAGCAACCGAAGGAGCGCGATAAAACCGGCGCCACAGATTTACAAACTCATTTACTTAAAGAACCTGATATCTCGCCCTACCTACGGGAACGCACCTACTCTACGGGCGCATCTGTGACAGCCGACACCAGTTCACTCTTTACTGGTGTCAGTACGCACTCTTTGTTGCGTGACCTTGAAAGACGTGAGAATGGAATGAATTCGTCGGGGCACAGCGCTTGCTTTATTGACGCTTCGTCGCTGCGTGATGAAGATGAAGTGCTCTCCTTCCCAAGTCTCGACGGACAGCAATCGAACGAAGATGCAAAGGATATTGAAGAATGTGTGGAAGAGCCAAagcaagtagaagaagaagacgagGATTCACCTACCAAAAAACTTGAATCATTCCATAAAGCTTTTGCTAAATGCAAAGTGAAATCTAAGGATTTGCCCGAGCCAGTGGAAACGTTTAATTTATCAAAGTCAAGTTCTAGCTCAAATTCCGGCGCCGATTCACCACGAAAACAAATCTCAGCAGCCTCTGCCACGTCTACAAATAATCTCTCTGACGAGGAAAAACTATGGAAGCGCGAGCACGAGAATCAAAAAGCTCCATTGAACACCGAAACCAAGGAACCCGTTGGTAAGATCGCTCAACTTGTTCAACAGCAAAATGCATCTGCGCATGAGGATGCCACTGAAGCTTCGGTATCCTTAGCAGCTGATGCCGATTCATCTGACTCCTCTGAGATTGTTAAACTACGTCGTGAGCAAGAACATAAGCAGCGTGGCCCATATATTTTCCAACACAACATGCAGCAGTTTAGTATTCATCCATTGGCTGTAAGtccaaaattttcaatgcaCGGGTCAGCCGGCGCCAATATCACTCATCCAAATACCGTACATGCCGTTCACAGTGATCTCAGTTATACAACCGACTACTCGTCGTCTAGTCCCGCGCCGAGCCTAGTTTGGTCCGAACATGAACATCGACCAAGTCTTAGCGGTCGGGTTCACGTCGATGACTCTGATAGTCATTTGCATAAGATATTTGCTCAGCCGGACACACCGCACAACTCTATAGCCcatatagaaaacgcttcaagTAACAACTCTTCCATACATCGGGACTATACAATGTCATCCTCACTATCACACCAACGCGATTCCGGCGCATACTGCAGTGACGCCACAGACTCACCGGTACCAATGCCTCGTACTCCGAAACGTTCTAAGTTCGATGAAGCGAATCCGATCATTTCCGGCGGTGCATCAATCAAAGACTTCGCGCCCAAACAGTGCGAGAGTCCACCCGTACAACGGCGACTGGAATCATGTCCAATAGTTTCAGGTGGATTCGCATCGTTGGAATTTGAACCAGCACGTCCACTagccgatgatgatgatgagcagGTGGAAATGCGTTCAAGGCCAAAGACGCGTAAACCTATTCCTGGTATTGCATCATGGGTTGTGGACATGAGCGACTGTCGACCGGAACGTCGTAAAAGTACCAGCTCAACTTCAAGTATGGAAGTGTCTGCAAATAAATTTCGAGAACGTTCCGATTCTACAAGCTCGCACAAGAGTGGTTGTGGCTTTTATGTATCTTTGGATAACATGGATAAAAAGCCCAATACCGAAGATctcaataaaacacaaataaaaccaCAGATGAGCAAATCATATACGGCCCCCAAGCCGGCTGGCTTTTTTGTAAATCTCTCAAAGAGTGAATATGCACCGGCCGATGGAGAGAAAGCTACGGAGCTGAAGGGAGAAGAGCCGACAAcagataagaaaaatatttttagtatgtTTATAGATATTGGAGAATGTAAGAAACCACCCGGTAGCATGCCTAGAAAAGAGCCATTCAGTTTAGCACAACGACTATCAAGCTCCTATGCTTCGCATACAGCCCAGCGTCGCGCGGATGATGTGATGCGTTCGAGTGCTAGCTCTACGGAAACACTAATGGCGAAGAGCAGCAGTTTAAAGATGAACGCAGACAGCGAAATTTCTGGAGAGAGTAAGTCACTTGACTATAAGTGTAACCTTGAGCCACCTATAACTGTGGCAGCCATACGGCGTATTTCACAGCAGCAGCGCACACAAAACGATGCAACCAAACGACATTCGTGGGGAAATAATCCATCAAAAGAAGGTGTGGCATGCGATTACAAACGCTCCATCAGCCTTACAGCAAACGGCGATTCAAAAGAGAATGGTGGTAACGGATTAATGAGTATTATAGATAAAATACCGTTGATTTCAAAGGCATCCTCTTTGTCGGTAGATAGCTCACTATCACCTTTCGATGAGTATACTGGCTCCAAGTCAGAACTTAGCACTTGTTCAAATAATTCGGCGCGGAATTCAATGTCTGGTGGCGAACGTGACGATGAAGTTTCTCATGCTAGCGCTGCCGCGAATAATAGTGGAAGAGTTAAGAGGCGGCGCCGAGATGTACAAATCAATGAAACATTTGACAAAAGTAGTTTGGCTTCCATAACGGACGGTGTGCTTTCCAAAGATATGTCACCAGCATCCACCACTGATACGGACGACTTGACTTTCCAGCAGGATGAGGAACAAGCGATGCGAGAAGCTGCATTGCAACAACAGCAGCCACTTCAACAAGTGCCCTCAAATCGCTCATCAGCTATTATTATGGAAACCATAATTGAGGCCAAGGAGACCTCCTCGCCTAAGAAAAATGCCTCCGGACATACGATGGAGAGCCTACATGCTACCATAGAGAAACAGAAGATGCTACTCGAAACTGTGAACGAACACGGCGAAGTGGAGAAGGGCAAATTTGTAAAGCTGTCAGACATGGATAAGCCTGCAAAGTTCGAACTACACTCACCCGAGTCGATGAGCAAGAGTGTTGGTAATCATCGCCAAATCAATCGGCTATTTCGCGACGATTCGAAAACGCGACCACATTCATGGACAATGACACGTTCCCAAGGCAATAGTTTCCTCAGTATAACCAATTCAGTGGAAAACATACGCAGTTTATCGCGTCTTTTCCCCAACTTCTCGAAAGAATTCTCAAATTCGCTGCCGAATGACATCATATGTGACCAAATGGACTATATACAGACCGATATTAGCGGCGATTCTAGTCTCGCCTCGAGTTTTAGTCGTTCCGGCATGGATGAGTCTTCCATATCGTGTCGTCAACCACGTAGACTGGGCGAGGACTTGTTAAAAATGTTCCTGCAAGAAGTTGCCACCGACATGATTGTCGAGGTGCATGGACGACGCATCAAGGCGCACAAGTGTATTCTGCGCTCGCGTTGTCAGTATTTTGCGGCTATGTTGGCGGGCAGTGGTGCGCAGAGTGTAGTTTCACTACAAGGTTATTCCTATTCCGCTGTCCATTTTGCATTGTGTCACATCTATTCTGGCGCCTCGCATCCACCAGATGGCATTAGTCTGATGGAATTGGCGGCGTTGGCTGATCTGCTCGGCTTGGAAGGTTTGAAAGAAGTGACAGCGCACGCGTTGAAAACAAACTATTGCCACAATTTCCACAAACCCTGTTCGGGTTGTATCGATGGCATTTTGCAGGTGTTGCCTGTGGCATTGACGCACTCGTTGGACGATTTGTATCGCAAATGTTTGCGTTGGACATGCCGTCATTACATGAAGGTTTGGCCAACTCGTCAGTTTGCGCAACTACCAGCGGACATACTGGGGCGGTGCCGGCAGCAAATTGTCGCCTATATG ACTTCGGAGAGCGTGTTGGACACAGTGCTCGACTGTGATAATCTACTGACGCAGTTAGCGACGTACCGCTGGAGCGGTATTTGTGAGAGCCTCGTACGTGACATACTAGACGCCGCCTACACCTACATTGCCGATCACTTTGCCAGCCTGATAGCGAGCGACTCATTCCTCTCGCTTGGCCATGATCGAAGTTGTCACATACCACGACTGGAGAGTGTACTGTTGCGCACAGCATCTTCGCTCACACCAGATCAAGCATGTCGCAGCTATCAGCGTGTCACGCGCCTCAATACCGTGTTGCAGGCGAAAGTCATACAAATGCCGGCTAATCTGGGTGAATTGGCGAAGGAGTTGCAGGGCTTGCAAGAGGAGGATTTAGATTGGGATGCTGAGTATATACGCTTGGTAAGCGCCATACTTTCTGCCGTTGAGCAATGTCTCATACGACAGTGTTCACGTGCAATGCGCGTAACTGCTTGGCAACGCATGGATCTCGATTTACGTAAAAAGATACAAACGTTGGCGCGTCTCACTGAACCAATGGATCTGAAGCGCAGCAAACCGGTCTCAAAGGCGTTCACATTCAGCGGCAGCACACGCAACCAGGATCTGCATCAGGTGAAGTTGGCAATACAAGCGCATTCGAAGCGCGCCATGGCACAAGACACGCAACTGTATAAGGCAACGCAGACCCAGGAGGTTGGTAATGTGCAGACAACCGAGCGCGGTGTACAGGCTAACAACGATCTACGCGACGGCACAA GTAAAATTCTCAAATCGAACTCACGTGTGCATGTGCCCCAGACGCTTCGTGCAAGTTCACAGAGTGCTACTACTTCGGAGCGCAATAGTGTAAACATGCATCGCCGCACTCAATCCGAAGCACCGGTGCATTTTAACAAAGTTTCCGCGCCTGCGCCTGCAGTACCACTAAAGCCTATTAGCGCCGAAACGAAGTCCGATTCGAGTAAGAAAACAGTACCTCGTCTGTCCGACGTACGCCCACGATACCTGGAGCCGCGCAAAGTGCACGCTCCGGCCGGTTTTGGCAGCGGTCCCGTACGTAGTGCCACCAGTTCTAGCATACCGGCCACCACCAAAGGTAAAGGCCGTCAGATCTCATCCAGCGACAGTTCGCGCACTTCCAGTCCAGCAGCTCGTAAAAACGCGAACCAAATTGGACGCAAGTCTATTAATATGTCGCTTGACAGTTTGGCATCACCATCGCGACGAGGCCGCAATATGCGCCTCAAAGCCACCGACAATGCTGACCGTTTTTCGGATCGTGGCGGTGATTCGCTTGCGGACAGCATGAAAAGTTCAGTGATTACAAATAAGGCGATCTCACAGGAGTCGCTCTCCAGTGTCATCAAGCTGTCGCGTTCGAATCCGCTCATTGGCAACAGCGGTAAACAGTTGGCACCTATCGGTGGCAAGTTACAAAATGGTAAAACTTCAAATGGCGTCGCGAAAGCGAATCGTGCGCCGAGCATCGGTACCAAACCGCCAAAGCATTTGCAACAGCAAAACATAAAATCAACCGGTTCGAGTCCTTCTTCAGTAACCACAACCAAGTCAGCGACAAGCCGCCTATCGTCCGTATCATCCACACACTCATCTCGCGACATGTTCAAAAACCGTTCGATTTCGATGCCGGGTCAATCGTCATCACAGAACACAGCTGGCGGTAATCAACCTGGTACAGGTGGTGGACCGCGTAAAAGCTTCTTGTCGGCTAAGTCGCGAGAGATACTCGCTCGCCGAGCCgagaaaaacaaattacaacagcaacaacaacaaatgcaacaaGCCCCTAATAGCTCCGGTGATGAACGGAGCAACAATAAAAACGCCGTCCCCGCACCCACCAATAAGCAACAGCACCACCATCAACACACCGGTCCAATTCGTTCCGCTTCGCACACAGCCGTCACAGCAATGACCAATGCAAATAATACACGCAACTCGCTGCCTTCTAATATACCAACACGTCGCCCCAACTCGCTGCAATTAAAGAAATCTACAAATAACGTAACTATTAGcaaccaaaacaacaacaaaatcattaaCGCCACCAACGGGGTGTTGAAGGCAGCGCATGCGGTCAAACAGAAAATCGAATTGTTTATCGACACATCTACATCAGCAGGTGGCCGCGACGAGAAGGTGACACCACCATCACAAGTAGcgcaaaaaacaataaaccaaCAACAGCAGCCACGTTGCGAAACGAAATTGGAACGCTCGAGTACATTTTGTAAGGAGACCTCCGATATGGACATCAACGAATTGCAGATTATCGAGTAG